ACCGCAATCTCCTTTGCAAGCCGGTACTGAGTGATCCCCATCGGGAGAAGGAACTCTTCTCGCAGCAGTTCTCCAGGTGTGACAGGCGGCAGGGTTTTCATCATTTGAATCCTAGTGGTAGTCCACGATCTCTACATCCACCACGCCAGCTGCTGTCCAACGGCAGCAGATACGAAACTGATCGTTGATGCGGATGCTGTGCTGACCTTTTCGATTCCCGCGTAACGCTTCAAGTCGATTTCCAGGCGGAACTCGTAAGTCTTCCAGGCTGGCAGCGATCTCAAGCTGCCGAAGCTTCCGCCGCGCAATACGCTCGAACGAAGCGAAAACCCTGACTGACTTGCCAGCGGCGAGGTCC
This window of the Candidatus Delongbacteria bacterium genome carries:
- a CDS encoding type II toxin-antitoxin system RelE/ParE family toxin, producing the protein MIVSFKCQRTKDLAAGKSVRVFASFERIARRKLRQLEIAASLEDLRVPPGNRLEALRGNRKGQHSIRINDQFRICCRWTAAGVVDVEIVDYH